In one window of Fodinibius salicampi DNA:
- the msrB gene encoding peptide-methionine (R)-S-oxide reductase MsrB, whose protein sequence is MIDWQEIHKKTVNGSPEPPKRVEKSEAEWKEQLTEEQFRVTRNKGTEKPYSGEYCEAHQPGLYACVCCGTELFDSSEKFESGSGWPSFTEPVKDNVVRYEEDQSLGMNRIEVLCNVCDAHLGHVFPDGPEPTGLRYCINSASLELVEKS, encoded by the coding sequence ATGATTGATTGGCAAGAAATTCATAAAAAGACGGTAAATGGCAGTCCTGAACCGCCTAAAAGAGTAGAAAAGAGCGAGGCTGAATGGAAAGAGCAATTAACCGAAGAGCAATTCAGGGTTACGCGCAATAAGGGAACAGAAAAGCCTTATTCGGGGGAGTATTGCGAAGCACACCAGCCGGGGCTTTATGCGTGTGTCTGTTGTGGCACCGAGCTTTTTGACTCCTCAGAAAAATTTGAATCGGGTTCGGGCTGGCCCAGCTTTACCGAACCCGTTAAGGATAATGTGGTTCGCTATGAGGAGGACCAAAGCCTGGGAATGAACCGTATTGAAGTGCTGTGTAATGTATGTGATGCACACTTGGGACACGTCTTTCCCGATGGGCCCGAGCCCACCGGACTTCGGTACTGCATCAACTCCGCCTCACTGGAGTTGGTAGAAAAATCGTGA
- the moeB gene encoding molybdopterin-synthase adenylyltransferase MoeB — protein sequence MSNWQDIEFSGDELGHYSRHLSIPEFGMEGQKKLKAAKVLAVGTGGLGAPMLQYLAAAGVGTIGIVDFDKVEASNLHRQVLFGASDVGRSKVEVAKERLQEINPHIDIQVHNVRLTSENALEIIENYDVIADGTDNFPTRYLINDACVMLDKPNVHGSIFQFEGQLSVFNYVDEEGNRGPNYRDLFPEPPPPGLVPSCAEAGVLGVLPGIIGCLQASEVIKIITGIGEPLAGQLFLFDAQNFSTRKVKVTKNKDNPLTGENPEITELIDYEAFCGIPSSEEEESKDSEVPEVTVQEYKSWLDSNEDVQLIDVREPHEVEIAEIGGELIPLKTVTENADKISRDKKVVVHCRSGQRSADAIKQLRDKYGFDNLYNLKGGILAWSQEIDESVPQY from the coding sequence ATGAGCAATTGGCAAGACATAGAGTTCTCGGGTGATGAACTCGGCCATTACAGTCGTCATCTTTCAATACCGGAATTTGGCATGGAAGGGCAGAAGAAACTAAAAGCTGCTAAAGTATTAGCCGTTGGTACCGGTGGACTCGGAGCACCCATGCTCCAGTATCTCGCAGCAGCCGGGGTTGGTACCATTGGTATCGTTGATTTTGACAAAGTCGAGGCAAGCAATCTGCACAGGCAAGTGTTATTCGGAGCTTCTGATGTGGGAAGATCCAAAGTTGAGGTTGCCAAAGAGCGCCTCCAGGAAATCAATCCGCATATAGACATCCAGGTTCACAATGTTCGGCTTACAAGTGAAAACGCTCTTGAAATTATAGAAAACTACGATGTAATTGCCGACGGGACCGATAACTTTCCAACTCGTTACCTGATTAATGACGCCTGCGTAATGCTGGATAAGCCAAACGTCCACGGTTCCATTTTTCAGTTCGAGGGACAACTTTCCGTTTTTAACTATGTAGATGAAGAAGGAAACCGCGGGCCGAATTACCGTGATCTTTTTCCCGAACCTCCCCCTCCCGGACTTGTACCCAGTTGTGCCGAAGCGGGCGTTTTAGGCGTACTCCCCGGTATTATCGGATGCCTCCAAGCCAGTGAAGTTATCAAGATTATCACTGGGATAGGTGAACCGTTAGCGGGACAATTATTCCTGTTTGATGCCCAGAATTTCAGCACCCGAAAAGTTAAAGTCACTAAGAATAAGGATAATCCACTGACCGGAGAAAATCCTGAGATTACTGAGCTCATTGATTACGAGGCCTTCTGCGGCATCCCATCTTCAGAAGAAGAGGAAAGCAAAGATTCCGAGGTTCCGGAAGTAACCGTACAGGAATATAAATCGTGGCTGGATTCCAACGAAGATGTACAGCTCATTGACGTTCGCGAACCGCACGAGGTGGAAATTGCTGAAATCGGAGGGGAACTTATTCCCCTCAAAACGGTAACTGAAAATGCGGATAAAATAAGCCGGGATAAAAAAGTGGTTGTCCATTGTCGTAGCGGTCAGCGCAGTGCCGATGCTATTAAACAGCTCCGGGATAAGTACGGTTTTGACAACCTATACAACCTAAAAGGGGGAATCCTGGCCTGGTCGCAGGAAATTGATGAGAGTGTTCCGCAGTATTAG
- a CDS encoding MoaD/ThiS family protein: MATIIIPTPLRKYTNQNRSFETQENNLSDAIAQFVDEYPEVKQNLLDEDGNIRSYIKIYIEDEEVDPVKNGTIELDEDTEISIVPAIAGGCQIPY, from the coding sequence ATGGCAACGATTATTATTCCAACACCCTTGCGGAAATATACGAACCAAAACCGCAGTTTTGAGACTCAGGAAAACAACCTCTCGGATGCTATCGCACAATTTGTGGATGAATATCCTGAGGTAAAACAGAACCTGTTGGATGAGGACGGCAATATCCGGTCGTATATTAAAATCTATATCGAAGATGAGGAAGTGGATCCCGTTAAAAATGGTACCATAGAGCTCGATGAGGATACAGAAATAAGTATTGTCCCCGCTATTGCGGGCGGTTGTCAAATACCATACTGA
- a CDS encoding M67 family metallopeptidase has product MKLEITHKELQKMHQHAEADYPNECCGFFYGQDQEGEIRQVQFVQQVDNAKEGDQSRRFQIDPNDYRKAEKYAIDHDLDLLGVYHSHPDHPAEPSEHDRKVAMPWFSYVIVSVQNGKAAATRSWRLNDERQFDEETISEKELSTS; this is encoded by the coding sequence ATGAAACTTGAAATAACTCATAAGGAGCTACAGAAAATGCATCAGCACGCTGAAGCTGATTACCCCAATGAGTGCTGCGGTTTTTTCTACGGACAGGATCAGGAAGGAGAAATACGCCAGGTACAGTTTGTTCAGCAGGTTGACAATGCAAAGGAAGGAGATCAGAGCAGACGCTTTCAAATTGATCCCAATGATTACCGAAAAGCTGAAAAATATGCTATTGATCACGACTTGGATTTACTGGGGGTATATCACTCACACCCTGATCATCCGGCCGAACCTTCCGAACATGACCGGAAAGTAGCGATGCCCTGGTTTTCCTATGTTATTGTATCAGTGCAGAATGGAAAAGCAGCGGCTACCCGTTCCTGGCGCTTAAATGATGAACGGCAATTTGACGAAGAAACAATATCAGAAAAAGAACTTTCAACAAGCTAA
- a CDS encoding PLP-dependent cysteine synthase family protein, whose translation MKSAKFIENKIDDLKQRSLTIGSYIGETPLFPIQKLHSNKDVKIFAKLEWQQFGGSVKARPAYRIIRDAIKNGKLDQTKHLLDASSGNTGIAYAHVGAALDIPVTLCLPENASEERKQILKALGVNLKLTSRSGGTDEAQGVAKSIFEEQPEKYFYADQYSNPSNWKAHYDTTGPEIWDQTDHTLTHFITGLGTTGTFTGTARFLKEQYPDIQLIGLQPDLAMHGLEGWKHLETAITPKIYDSSVPDEIRTVSTEEAHEVVKLTARKEGLLISPSSGANLAGALQLAEQLDEGVIVTIFPDDTSKYGEIFNQLF comes from the coding sequence ATGAAGTCCGCAAAATTTATTGAAAATAAAATAGACGACTTAAAGCAAAGAAGCCTAACTATTGGCTCTTATATCGGGGAAACCCCACTTTTTCCGATCCAAAAGCTTCATTCCAATAAAGATGTTAAGATCTTTGCCAAATTAGAATGGCAACAGTTCGGCGGAAGTGTTAAAGCACGTCCTGCCTATCGAATAATCCGTGATGCTATTAAAAATGGAAAACTTGACCAGACCAAACATCTGTTGGATGCAAGCAGTGGAAATACTGGTATTGCTTATGCACATGTTGGAGCAGCGCTTGATATACCCGTTACCCTGTGCCTGCCGGAAAATGCTTCAGAAGAACGAAAACAGATTCTAAAAGCACTAGGGGTTAATCTTAAATTAACCTCTCGTAGTGGCGGGACCGATGAAGCCCAGGGAGTCGCTAAATCAATTTTTGAAGAACAACCCGAGAAATACTTTTATGCCGACCAATATAGCAACCCAAGTAACTGGAAAGCGCACTACGATACAACAGGACCAGAAATCTGGGACCAAACGGATCACACACTAACTCACTTTATTACGGGCCTGGGAACGACTGGAACGTTTACGGGGACAGCACGTTTTTTAAAAGAGCAATATCCTGACATTCAACTTATTGGTTTACAACCTGATCTTGCGATGCATGGACTGGAAGGATGGAAACATCTGGAAACAGCCATAACACCGAAAATTTATGACTCTTCGGTTCCCGATGAAATTCGAACGGTAAGCACCGAAGAAGCCCACGAGGTTGTAAAATTAACGGCCCGTAAAGAAGGATTATTAATCAGTCCCTCTTCCGGTGCTAACCTGGCCGGAGCGCTACAGCTCGCTGAACAATTAGATGAAGGGGTCATTGTGACCATTTTTCCTGATGATACCAGCAAGTACGGGGAAATATTTAACCAACTTTTTTAA
- a CDS encoding sulfurtransferase, with product MPDVLTNEKVLVTTDWAADHLNDEGVRFVEVDVDTESYDSGHIPGAVGWNWKNQLQDTLQRSIASQEDFEQLLQESGIDNDTTIVLYGDNNNWFAAWAYWLLKYYGHEDARILDGGRKKWQAENRELTTDEPDLSAGDYSIESVNKEYRAFRNDVAELIEGDDFGLVDVRSPEEFSGEKLGPEGLNEGAQRGGHIPGASNIPWSKAVNEDGTFKSKEELQKIYENEGVTPDKEIIAYCRIGERSAHSWFVLNELLEYPTVRNYDGSWTEWGNLVNAPIER from the coding sequence ATGCCTGACGTATTAACTAACGAAAAAGTACTTGTTACCACAGATTGGGCCGCTGATCATCTTAATGATGAAGGCGTCCGATTCGTAGAAGTTGACGTAGATACCGAATCCTATGATTCCGGTCATATTCCCGGTGCCGTAGGATGGAACTGGAAAAACCAATTGCAGGATACGCTGCAGCGCTCGATTGCGTCTCAAGAAGATTTCGAGCAGTTACTGCAAGAATCGGGTATCGATAACGATACTACAATTGTACTCTACGGAGATAATAACAACTGGTTTGCTGCATGGGCCTACTGGCTATTAAAGTATTATGGGCACGAAGATGCTCGTATTCTGGACGGTGGCCGTAAGAAGTGGCAAGCCGAAAATCGTGAATTGACGACCGATGAGCCGGATCTTAGCGCTGGTGATTATTCCATTGAGAGCGTAAATAAAGAATATCGTGCCTTCCGCAATGATGTTGCCGAACTTATAGAGGGCGACGATTTTGGCTTGGTGGATGTTCGTTCTCCTGAAGAGTTCAGTGGCGAAAAACTGGGTCCTGAAGGACTAAATGAAGGTGCTCAGCGTGGTGGCCATATACCCGGTGCATCCAATATACCTTGGTCTAAGGCGGTCAATGAGGACGGCACATTCAAGAGTAAGGAAGAATTACAGAAAATTTACGAGAATGAGGGAGTTACACCAGACAAAGAGATTATCGCATACTGCCGTATTGGTGAACGATCAGCACACTCCTGGTTTGTACTTAACGAGTTGCTCGAGTATCCAACCGTTCGAAATTACGACGGTTCATGGACTGAATGGGGTAACTTGGTAAATGCACCTATTGAGCGGTAA
- a CDS encoding NADPH-dependent assimilatory sulfite reductase hemoprotein subunit — translation MGSRRKRTKSKIEVIKENSDYLRAPLAEEVGNDSSHFGKEAIQVLKFHGTYQQDDRDLREGRDRHYIFMIRGRLPGGKMTPEQYLAIDEIADEYADQTLRVTTRQAFQLHGIIKDELKETLQEINNSLITTLGACGDIVRNVMATPAPDIDGRQAKVQAFADDLSDILLPASKAYHEVWLNGDKVYSGKEEVTESEPLYGHSYLPRKFKVGIALPKDNSIDAYTQDIGLVALFDDDNEIEGFNVIVGGGMGMNHRKEETFPRLGDDLGYIPKEKVVDVVKTIIEIQRDHGDRKNRKQARMKYLIHKWGLEKFENELVERLGYELEPFRELPDFELDLYLGWNKQSDGNWFLGLSIENGRIKDEGALQLKTALRKIVKEYETGVRLTPNHNVILTDISEDDKAAIEQIFDEHGVLLDDELSNAIKYSMACPALPTCGLAITESERALPDIIRDLDDVLHELGLEDEKLSVRMTGCPNGCSRPYVADIGFVGRSLDKYSIFIGGDPSGTRLNSRYKDLVERKNLVNEVRPLLEHFKDNRVNGESFGDFWERVGIEEVEQVTA, via the coding sequence ATGGGTTCTCGACGAAAACGAACAAAAAGTAAAATCGAAGTCATAAAGGAGAACAGCGATTATCTGCGAGCGCCTCTTGCTGAAGAAGTGGGGAATGATTCTTCCCACTTCGGCAAGGAGGCGATCCAGGTGCTTAAATTTCACGGCACCTACCAGCAAGATGATCGTGATCTCCGAGAAGGCCGAGACCGACACTATATTTTTATGATCCGGGGACGATTGCCCGGTGGTAAAATGACTCCCGAACAATATCTTGCGATTGATGAAATCGCCGATGAATATGCGGATCAGACGCTGAGGGTTACCACCCGGCAGGCGTTTCAATTGCATGGGATCATTAAGGACGAGCTCAAAGAAACATTGCAGGAAATCAATAATTCATTGATTACTACACTGGGAGCCTGCGGAGATATTGTCCGAAATGTAATGGCGACACCTGCACCTGATATCGATGGCCGTCAGGCTAAAGTTCAGGCATTTGCCGATGATCTTTCGGATATTCTCCTTCCGGCCAGTAAAGCCTATCACGAGGTATGGCTGAATGGGGATAAAGTATATTCTGGAAAGGAAGAGGTTACGGAAAGTGAACCTCTGTATGGACACAGCTACTTGCCACGTAAATTCAAGGTAGGAATCGCACTGCCCAAAGATAACAGTATTGACGCCTATACACAGGATATCGGGTTGGTAGCATTGTTCGATGATGATAATGAAATCGAAGGCTTCAACGTGATTGTCGGTGGAGGCATGGGTATGAACCACCGCAAAGAAGAAACATTTCCCCGGCTTGGTGATGATCTTGGATACATTCCCAAAGAGAAAGTGGTAGATGTGGTTAAAACAATCATTGAGATACAGCGCGATCACGGGGATCGAAAGAACCGCAAGCAAGCCCGAATGAAGTACCTGATTCATAAATGGGGACTGGAAAAATTTGAAAACGAACTCGTAGAACGCCTTGGATATGAGCTGGAGCCCTTTCGAGAGCTGCCGGACTTTGAACTGGATCTTTATCTTGGCTGGAATAAGCAGTCGGATGGCAACTGGTTTTTAGGACTCTCCATTGAAAACGGTCGCATCAAAGATGAGGGCGCACTTCAGCTGAAAACGGCACTTCGTAAGATTGTTAAAGAGTATGAGACGGGTGTTCGATTGACCCCGAACCATAACGTCATTCTTACGGATATATCTGAGGATGATAAAGCTGCTATAGAGCAGATCTTTGATGAGCATGGAGTATTGCTGGATGATGAGCTTTCCAATGCAATCAAGTATTCGATGGCATGCCCGGCCCTTCCTACCTGTGGACTTGCCATTACTGAATCGGAGCGTGCGCTTCCGGATATCATCAGAGATTTGGATGACGTACTCCATGAACTTGGTCTCGAAGACGAGAAGCTGTCTGTGCGTATGACAGGCTGCCCAAATGGCTGTTCCAGACCCTATGTAGCGGATATTGGTTTTGTAGGGCGCTCGCTTGATAAATATTCTATTTTTATTGGTGGAGATCCTTCCGGAACCCGGTTAAATAGCCGTTACAAAGATCTGGTTGAACGTAAAAATCTCGTAAATGAGGTTCGTCCCTTACTCGAGCACTTTAAAGATAATCGTGTAAATGGCGAATCATTTGGAGACTTCTGGGAAAGAGTCGGGATTGAAGAAGTCGAACAAGTTACTGCATAA
- the cobA gene encoding uroporphyrinogen-III C-methyltransferase, whose amino-acid sequence MSIQPHQYQNCGKVYLVGAGPGDPDLITVKGAKVLGEADVIVYDRLANPELLSLTRDRSEHLYVGKRPGKPSVSQEQINHILITKAQEGKTVVRLKGGDPFVFGRGGEECEALRKEDIPFEIVPGISSALAAPAFAGIPVTHRNVARSFTVVTGHTIKKADTFANWEHLVNADTLVILMGMKSLPKIAEILIRYGRKADTPVAVIEQATYQSQRTVLGTLENIAEKAVSLSPPGTIVIGELAAKSNDLAWFQTEEKAEVTFNTSLRTQFAG is encoded by the coding sequence ATGAGTATTCAACCACATCAATACCAGAACTGTGGAAAAGTTTACCTTGTTGGAGCAGGGCCGGGAGATCCCGACTTGATTACCGTTAAGGGGGCAAAAGTGCTGGGAGAGGCCGATGTAATTGTATATGATCGGCTGGCTAATCCGGAACTTTTGTCACTTACCCGGGATCGCTCAGAGCACCTTTATGTCGGGAAACGCCCCGGCAAGCCATCGGTTTCGCAAGAACAGATTAATCACATTTTAATCACCAAAGCTCAGGAAGGTAAAACGGTGGTGAGACTTAAGGGAGGAGATCCTTTTGTCTTTGGCCGGGGAGGGGAGGAATGTGAGGCATTGCGTAAAGAGGATATTCCGTTTGAGATAGTACCGGGTATTAGCAGTGCCTTGGCTGCTCCGGCCTTTGCCGGTATTCCGGTAACGCATCGAAATGTGGCACGATCATTTACGGTAGTTACCGGACATACTATTAAGAAAGCAGATACTTTTGCTAACTGGGAACACCTGGTCAACGCCGATACGCTTGTTATTCTTATGGGAATGAAGAGTCTTCCAAAAATAGCTGAAATTTTGATAAGATACGGCCGGAAAGCAGATACACCTGTAGCTGTTATTGAGCAGGCGACTTATCAATCCCAGCGAACGGTATTAGGAACTTTGGAAAATATTGCTGAGAAAGCTGTGTCGCTGTCTCCACCTGGTACAATCGTAATTGGAGAATTAGCTGCCAAAAGCAATGACTTAGCGTGGTTTCAGACAGAAGAAAAGGCAGAAGTCACTTTTAATACCAGTTTACGAACGCAATTTGCAGGTTAA